A window of the Lactuca sativa cultivar Salinas chromosome 5, Lsat_Salinas_v11, whole genome shotgun sequence genome harbors these coding sequences:
- the LOC128125938 gene encoding protein FAR-RED ELONGATED HYPOCOTYL 3-like, producing the protein MEITQIRFTYQEPSATYRTNRYNMIFVPFTAINNHEKTINVGVGLISDETIESYSWLLEAFLSSHKKKPTMILSDIDVALSSSIGKVFQGCTHRLCMWHIMSKMPSKIDADLVSNSDFKKRINQLVWNMNIEPSEFENKWDLMLNEFHLKDNKWLADMFNKREKWIPSYFRDIPMSFSFNIFSATLLSMSFDKWTISRIMLNQRIAKFTQPHLCVIHLILMKNIHYIEIYIISYNLHINIYATNLPKYMLRLFQIINYIFRIILLKNIKSNAIEKYNISYNLHMYIYATNLPKYIIFYYLVKSFIYYLNLFRINNYKKYKYS; encoded by the exons atggaaattactcaaataagatttacgtaccaggaaccaagtgCTACATATAGAACAAACag GTACAATATGATATTTGTTCCTTTCACTGCAATAAACAATCATGAAAAGACAATCAATGTTGGAGTAGGACTAATATCAGATGAAACAATTGAATCATACTCTTGGTTATTAGAAGCTTTTTTGTCATCACataagaagaaaccaacaatgaTTCTGTCAGACATAGATGTAGCATTATCTTCTTCAATAGGAAAGGTGTTTCAAGGATGTACTCACAGATTATGTATGTGGCACATAATGTCAAAAATGCCATCAAAG ATTGACGCTGATTTAGTTTCAAATTCAGATTTCAAGAAACGCATAAATCAACTAGTTTGGAATATGAATATTGAACCATCAGAATTTGAGAACAAATGGGATTTGATGTTGAATGAATTTCATTTGAAGGATAATAAATGGTTGGCTGATATGTTCAACAAGAGAGAAAAATGGATTCCCTCATATTTCAGAGATATACCAATGTCTTTTTCCTTCAACATCTTCTCTGCAACTCTTTTGAGCATGTCTTTTGACAAATGGACAATTTCTAGAATCATGTTGAACCAACGTATTGCAAAATTTACACAACCTCATTTGTGTGTTATACATCTTATTTTGATGAAAAATATACATTATAttgaaatatatattattagttataacttacacataaatatatatGCCACTAATCTTCCGAAATATATGTTAAGACTATTTCAAATCATCAACTACATATTCAGAATCATTTTACttaaaaatattaaatctaatgcgattgaaaaatataatattagttaTAACTTACACATGTATATATATGCAACTAATCTTCcgaaatatataatattttattacctAGTAAAATCTTTCATTTATTACTTAAATCTATTCAgaattaacaattataaaaaatataaatattcatAA